One segment of Macrotis lagotis isolate mMagLag1 chromosome 1, bilby.v1.9.chrom.fasta, whole genome shotgun sequence DNA contains the following:
- the LOC141508628 gene encoding hemoglobin subunit beta yields the protein MVHLTSEEKGSITSLWGKVAVEQTGAEALGRLLIVYPWTSRFFDHFGDLSSAKAVMSNPKVQAHGAKVLVSFGDAVKNMDNLKGAFAKLSELHCDKLHVDPENFRLLGNIIVICLAEHFGKDFTPGVQAAWQKLVAGVAIALGHKYH from the exons ATGGTGCATCTGACTTCTGAGGAGAAGggcagcatcacctccctgtggGGTAAGGTGGCAGTTGAACAGACTGGTGCTGAGGCTCTTGGGAG GTTGCTCATCGTCTACCCCTGGACCTCCAGGTTTTTTGACCATTTTGGTGACCTGTCTTCTGCTAAGGCTGTGATGTCCAATCCTAAGGTTCAGGCCCATGGTGCTAAGGTGCTGGTCTCCTTCGGTGATGCCGTCAAGAACATGGACAACCTGAAGGGTGCCTTTGCCAAGCTGAGTGAGCTCCACTGTGACAAACTGCATGTGGACCCTGAGAACTTCAGG CTCCTGGGGAATATCATTGTGATCTGCCTGGCTGAGCACTTTGGCAAGGATTTCACTCCCGGGGTTCAGGCTGCTTGGCAGAAACTTGTCGCTGGTGTGGCCATTGCCCTGGGTCACAAGTACCACTAA